A single Mercenaria mercenaria strain notata chromosome 9, MADL_Memer_1, whole genome shotgun sequence DNA region contains:
- the LOC123548084 gene encoding uncharacterized protein LOC123548084: protein MDESAIRRRGFEDMELIVEGKKVKTNSALLCYNSSVLATLISNARATREAADENECLSYCTKSEADRLKLEMPNLKFQDVNLMVRCLQSNSFAKEDITGAKALRILPLAEQFRMKRLRNICGNALYDSLATMRRDLGAGCLSCLEVLQYLAAADLYSFDNVRKLCLLELAVHTDAPSRKLILRDKHINEGTKLEIMDKICDNMDKDYDGKLKQIRIDMNQTHSETEQRVDTFIKQLDIWKNDFTQEVNDMVTRKKDVHKQLINEMDLEDIASHMDKALKETKLSLVKEMFVIKKEIQRVYALMETKKTIKKPEAERLSKTLEEFMSNNTQKIDRIADTIENKMSLCYRSKENVQAFNSAKKLEENVCNTFKEWETEMQTLAEDRIKYKEEITCHEKTKAELMKMKMKEHKLNTWLKWATPASEDVRKCHCFRHTVPRK, encoded by the exons atggATGAAAGTGCCATCAGAAGAAGAGGTTTTGAGGACATGGAGCTTATTGTAGAGGGGAAAAAGGTAAAGACAAATAGCGCTCTTCTGTGTTACAACTCGAGCGTCCTGGCAACGTTAATTTCGAACGCACGCGCCACAAGAGAAGCAGCAGACGAGAATGAATGCCTTTCATATTGCACGAAAAGCGAAGCGGACAGGCTTAAGTTAGAGATGCCAAATCTAAAATTCCAAGATGTGAACCTAATGGTCAGGTGTCTGCAGTCAAACAGTTTTGCAAAGGAAGATATAACAG GAGCAAAAGCTTTGCGCATTCTTCCTCTAGCAGAACAATTCCGAATGAAGCGTCTTCGAAATATATGTGGCAACGCTCTTTACGACTCTCTTGCTACAATGAGAAGAGATCTTGGCGCTGGATGCCTCTCGTGCCTTGAAGTTCTGCAATACCTAGCAGCTGCTGATTTGTACAGCTTTGATAATGTCAGGAAGCTATGTTTACTTGAATTAGCAGTTCACACGGATGCACCAAGCAGAAAACTGATACTTCGAGACAAACATATCAACGAAGGAACAAAATTGGAAATCATGGACAAAATATGTGATAACATGGATAAAGATTACGATGGCAAATTGAAACAAATCCGGATTGACATGAATCAAACACATAGTGAAACAGAACAAAGAGTAGATACATTTATAAAGCAGCTAGATATATGGAAGAACGATTTCACACAAGAAGTTAACGACATGGTAACACGCAAAAAAGATGTACACAAGCAATTAATCAACGAAATGGATCTAGAAGACATAGCAAGCCACATGGATAAAGCactgaaagaaacaaaattaagTCTAGTTAAAGAGATGTTTGTCATCAAAAAGGAGATACAAAGAGTATATGCACTCATGGAAACAAAGAAAACTATCAAGAAGCCAGAAGCAGAACGTCTAAGCAAAACGCTAGAAGAATTTATGTCAAACAACACGCAGAAAATAGACcgtattgcagatactatagagaATAAGATGAGTTTGTGTTACCGAAGTAAAGAGAATGTACAAGCTTTTAATTCTGCCAAGAAACTAGAAGAAAATGTATGCAACACTTTCAAAGAATGGGAAACGGAGATGCAAACATTAGCTGAGGACCGGATAAAGTACAAAGAAGAAATAACTTGCCATGAGAAGACAAAAGCGGAATTGATGAAGATGAAAATGAAGGAACATAAGCTTAATACTTGGCTGAAGTGGGCGACACCGGCGTCAGAAGACGTTAGAAAATGTCATTGTTTTAGGCACACTGTGCcaagaaaataa
- the LOC123547353 gene encoding uncharacterized protein LOC123547353, with translation MKKTSRVFLYFSCWIFIALICIVLNIINIDWTLTDTINGIFIVVVLGVLQGSVLEFPVQTIATLIIGGERRENKRALCDRLTVILNYNLLATSKDDILECIETMYMAYVGNLSPNVSAVLVSATTDDELREYELQIRDTYRAILYDDLYREGLAFAKGEYDLVDPIHLHNVWAMYVDIEKDIFITEYLEDICDRYAREFMVVHRVSRVLRKCGQYQDLMLLSEGEFEAFSYCDCNCYGKCAREVGEPLFHSSEDVSNILERKFDYTLVLDADTGVPRGGVFDLLQIAAAHPERGIIQPSIKLHCSKDDTMFMHLESMRQAIYEPMTNAITALFNQSSYFGKALIKNKLYIDYVIGSKDDLIERVPVDVLSHDTFEAALLKPLYAGSTYLLEAPSHNYVTWNIRERRWNRGEILLAMYFWKNGFGKPMRWIQKRLQRSKFNKTKVKTESKLDFITSYIAHSALRQMLMKPALLLYICLHISVHLRYRYASIIIVMFSVLVFPKFATCNRENYKYVILETVASILQFTPEALVGCVRIWRALYANISLNAKWIPQRAVEEEFKISNPFVSSFKHLWGYSLFALVSGILVVLFLERAMLVLVMLITLLLLPLYTGFTSLTPGFKCCKPKQSKLSKLYGEKIARNSWETDDNGLATISSGDTYRSLGKLDEGFKFDNGCKESILSTSAGSTSTSFEDTNIFGRKKVLTGTTKSWSAEVERLIEGEGNGYIWPRKSRSKQNRRLSSRTYTTYDYSDLREDKYVTIINVTSPDPSNRKESIRESQTPTNYSSSSSSDNNPNVSSGKNVHDKSDYEKLEAGKSKDYETLRNLDENKLDHIWYKNNITYVAVGDFDFRKARKNDTDNEVKIRRTLNGKTYSCDDETESESSGSSVEKLYQNIGLLKQFTSNK, from the coding sequence ATGAAGAAAACGTCACGTGTGTTCCTATACTTCTCGTGCTGGATTTTCATCGCACTTATTTGTATAGTCCTTAATATCATAAATATTGACTGGACTTTGACAGATACGATCAATGGAATATTTATTGTAGTGGTACTGGGTGTGCTGCAAGGTTCGGTTTTAGAATTTCCAGTTCAAACGATAGCCACCTTAATAATTGGTGGTGAAAGGCGGGAAAATAAGCGCGCGCTCTGTGACCGACTGACGGTTATTTTGAATTACAACCTCCTAGCAACGAGCAAGGACGATATTCTAGAATGTATAGAAACTATGTACATGGCCTATGTAGGGAACTTGAGTCCAAATGTATCAGCTGTGTTGGTAAGTGCAACAACAGACGATGAGCTGCGAGAATACGAGCTACAAATCCGTGACACTTATCGTGCTATACTGTATGACGACCTTTATCGTGAAGGTCTTGCATTTGCTAAAGGCGAGTACGACCTTGTTGATCCGATTCACCTTCACAATGTGTGGGCAATGTATGTTGATATCGAGAAAGACATTTTCATTACAGAGTATTTAGAAGATATATGTGACAGATATGCTCGTGAATTTATGGTTGTACACCGGGTAAGTCGCGTATTAAGAAAATGTGGCCAGTACCAAGATCTAATGCTCCTTTCGGAAGGCGAGTTCGAAGCCTTTTCTTATTGTGATTGTAACTGTTATGGAAAATGTGCACGTGAAGTTGGCGAACCACTGTTCCATTCGAGTGAAGATGTTTCGAAtatattagaaagaaaatttgATTATACTTTAGTTTTAGATGCGGACACGGGAGTACCAAGAGGTGGTGTTTTTGATCTCCTACAAATAGCGGCAGCTCATCCAGAAAGAGGTATTATCCAACCTTCAATAAAGCTTCATTGCTCAAAGGACGATACTATGTTTATGCATCTAGAGTCTATGCGACAAGCTATATATGAGCCGATGACCAATGCCATAACAGCTTTATTCAACCAGTCTTCATACTTCGGTAAAGCATTGATAAAGAACAAACTGTACATTGATTACGTCATAGGAAGTAAAGATGATTTGATAGAAAGAGTCCCTGTTGATGTGCTTAGTCATGATACTTTCGAGGCTGCATTGTTGAAGCCTTTGTACGCAGGTAGTACTTATTTACTTGAGGCTCCGAGTCACAATTACGTAACATGGAACATTCGAGAAAGAAGATGGAACAGAGGGGAAATCCTTTTAGCCATGTACTTCTGGAAGAATGGATTTGGTAAACCAATGAGGTGGATTCAGAAAAGATTGCAAAGATCAAAGTTTAACAAAACCAAAGTAAAAACAGAGTCAAAGCTAGATTTTATCACCTCGTATATTGCTCATTCTGCCTTACGACAGATGTTGATGAAACCTGCTCTATTGTTATATATCTGTTTGCATATAAGTGTTCATCTTAGGTACAGATATGCTTCTATCATAATAGTCATGTTTAGTGTGCTAGTGTTCCCAAAGTTTGCAACGTGTAACCGTGAGAACTACAAATATGTGATATTAGAAACAGTGGCATCCATTTTACAATTTACTCCCGAAGCGCTAGTTGGGTGTGTTCGTATTTGGCGAGCTTTGTATGCAAATATCTCACTGAATGCTAAGTGGATTCCACAGAGAGCTGTAGAAGAGGAATTTAAGATTTCAAACCCTTTCGTATCTAGTTTTAAACATTTATGGGGATATTCCCTCTTTGCTTTAGTTTCGGGTATTCTAGTGGTGCTGTTTTTGGAACGAGCAATGCTGGTTCTAGTCATGCTGATAACATTGTTATTACTTCCATTGTATACAGGGTTTACATCTTTGACACCAGGGTTTAAATGCTGTAAGCCAAAACAATCTAAGCTAAGCAAGCTTTACGGTGAAAAGATTGCTCGAAACAGTTGGGAAACAGACGATAACGGGTTAGCAACAATTTCCTCGGGGGATACTTACAGAAGTCTTGGAAAACTTGACGAaggatttaaatttgataatggcTGCAAAGAATCTATTCTTTCCACTTCTGCTGGGTCCACGAGCACATCGTTTGAGGATACAAATATATTTGGAAGAAAGAAAGTTCTTACCGGAACCACAAAATCCTGGTCGGCGGAAGTGGAAAGATTGATAGAGGGAGAGGGAAATGGTTATATATGGCCTAGGAAATCTAGGAGCAAACAAAACAGAAGACTTAGTAGTAGAACTTACACTACATACGATTATAGTGATCTTCGAGAAGATAAATACGTGACGATTATTAATGTGACGTCACCAGATCCTTCAAATCGAAAAGAAAGTATCAGGGAATCTCAAACGCCAACGAACTACTCTTCTAGCTCTAGCAGCGACAACAATCCAAATGTAAGCTCAGGAAAAAATGTGCATGATAAGTCCGACTATGAAAAGTTGGAAGCAGGAAAAAGTAAAGACTACGAAACATTACGCAATTTAGATGAAAACAAACTAGATCATATTTGGTACAAGAACAATATCACATATGTAGCTGTTGGTGACTTTGACTTCAGGAAAGCTAGAAAAAATGACACAGACAATGAAGTAAAGATACGGCGGACTTTAAACGGAAAGACGTATTCTTGTGACGATGAAACAGAATCTGAAAGTAGTGGAAGTTCAGTGGAAAAATTGTACCAAAATATAGGTTTACTGAAACAGTTTACAAGCAATAAATAG